A section of the Castanea sativa cultivar Marrone di Chiusa Pesio chromosome 12, ASM4071231v1 genome encodes:
- the LOC142619935 gene encoding uncharacterized protein LOC142619935 isoform X2, with translation MLTYGNLAGLKEFWVQISGNLVQTSIISEYDLGGEGDLFKAPEPIIEEPVVSLDPMTAAMSIISCGEDVISTQGFKVADIESLRNEQLLNEVYYECRKDLLEKAAIEAPLSDGMDTKIPFMRADENQIQENKPFPDIPFQKSVSSECLSSMDWMHGAAMKPSFLDFPGMDFGTVYGMRRAYSEGDIKALGNGMSLIPSPHERPLTISNCTTEERREKLSRYRNKKTKRNFGRKIKYACRKALADSQPRIRGRFARTEESDGKRRRWPKIKVGTLQMFLVSSFKSS, from the exons TTACTTATGGAAATTTGGCTGGTCTGAAGGAATTTTGGGTTCAAATTTCA GGCAACCTGGTTCAGACCTCCATTATCTCGGAATATGACTTGGGAGGAGAAGGGGATCTTTTCAAAGCTCCAGAACCCATCATTGAAGAACCAGTTGTGAGCCTTGATCCCATGACAGCTGCCATGTCAATTATATCTTGTGGGGAGGATGTCATCTCCACCCAAGGGTTCAAGGTTGCAGACATTGAATCACTTCGAAATGAGCAGCTTTTGAATGAGGTTTACTATGAGTGCAGGAAGGATCTCTTGGAAAAAGCAGCCATAGAAGCACCACTCTCTGATGGGATGGATACCAAAATTCCTTTTATGAGGGCagatgaaaaccaaattcaagaAAACAAACCATTTCCTGATATACCATTCCAGAAAAGTGTCAGCTCAGAATGTTTAAGCTCAATGGACTGGATGCATGGAGCTGCAATGAAACCAAGTTTCCTGGATTTTCCTGGAATGGATTTTGGTACAGTTTATGGAATGCGGAGAGCATATAGCGAAGGAGACATTAAG GCTCTTGGTAATGGCATGAGCCTCATCCCTTCTCCTCATGAGCGTCCATTAACAATTAGCAACTGCACTACTGAAGAACGCCGGGAAAAGCTTTCCAGATATAGGAATAAGAAGACAAAGAGGAACTTTGGCAGGAAAATCAAG TACGCTTGCAGGAAGGCTCTTGCTGACAGTCAACCAAGGATCCGTGGAAGGTTTGCAAGGACTGAAGAATCTGATGGAAAGAG AAGGAGATGGCCCAAAATAAAAGTAGGAACTTTGCAGATGTTCCTTGTTTCTTCTTTCAAAAGTTCATGA